A part of Melittangium boletus DSM 14713 genomic DNA contains:
- a CDS encoding YcjF family protein, with translation MTVETPPQTQSPPEPTQQTPAEPKPPAPLFGSEAARERTLQAESIIKRNTLWALGAGALIIPWVDVAAALAVQMKMLKQLSELYGVKFSEGIAKKLVLSLLMSSGGVLAGVAAASALKAIPGVGSVLGALTFPLSAAAFTNAVGRVFLLHFETGGTLLDFDPKKVQEHFTREYEKSKRALDQPVD, from the coding sequence ATGACCGTCGAGACCCCTCCGCAGACGCAGTCCCCCCCGGAGCCGACCCAGCAGACCCCGGCCGAGCCCAAGCCCCCGGCGCCGTTGTTCGGCTCGGAGGCGGCGCGAGAGCGGACCCTTCAGGCCGAGTCCATCATCAAGCGCAACACGCTCTGGGCCCTGGGGGCCGGCGCCCTCATCATCCCGTGGGTGGATGTGGCGGCCGCCCTGGCGGTGCAGATGAAGATGCTCAAGCAGCTGTCGGAGCTCTACGGGGTGAAGTTCTCCGAGGGCATCGCCAAGAAGCTGGTGCTCTCCCTGCTGATGAGCTCGGGCGGCGTGCTGGCGGGAGTGGCGGCCGCGAGCGCCCTGAAGGCCATTCCCGGAGTGGGCTCGGTGCTCGGCGCCCTGACCTTTCCCCTGTCGGCGGCGGCGTTCACGAACGCGGTGGGCCGTGTGTTCCTCCTGCATTTCGAGACGGGCGGCACGCTGCTGGACTTCGATCCGAAGAAGGTCCAGGAACACTTCACGCGCGAGTACGAGAAGTCCAAGCGTGCCCTGGACCAGCCCGTTGATTGA